atggctattttatgtgctagttgTAAAACATTGTCATTCTGGTGTTTAGCGAGCCGCGGAGAGGGTTTAATtagtaattgtcaaattccagtgggacaTCACGATAGTGGCGTATCGCGGAGGATTTCAATTTCCAActcgtcaattttcagtgagccaccacgatagtggcgcgtcgcggtggtccataaaatcgggttcccagtttaatttttttaacttcgTTCAGAAGTTAATAAGGGTAATTggaactttttccaagcctcttaaaatgtccaaacagtagattaagacctctacaagcagaatatatgatattctcaagatttttctaataaataaaatcctagttcatatacttctcctccaagaaactcaagattcaaccatggattttcaaaattgactgaagatttggaatcctcaaatCGTAGGTTTCAAGTATCATCCCTTATTCTTTGTAAtcgaggtacatggggtttatcctaaaaactacatgggcttgaaattgttaaaacatgatttaaaggttttgatgcatgtattttatgggggttttgaaaactatattattaattatgcatttcgaaagtttcaatgctacatatatatgtatgtatgaatttgagatttaagattgttgagagcaaaaaattatgaactccctctcttgtattgaattgaAGATTATGGTTTtctgatttgaaagatgtttttgcaatatcctggcatttgaacatgatttgaaattgttgagagggtttttcttgatatcaatatgttcttgtgtgtacgagaaagaattgcatgtgtctacatgaggtttgaaaaaaaaaaggattcattgaattgaattattgaaatgctggtctcaaaacttgttttttgaatacagagatttatgatacactaataatggctcagagatgtgacttgcaagtcaatggtatgacgataccatgtgtatttatgccataacagattattttttcagagtatgtttttagagactgtatgttttgatagagttttaaaaaggggcttaaagagggttaggtggttacccgaagaaggaacgagttcaagtaactcttaggttgaaaccgtatttgccgatatgggtagattattattgtacgctggtgatagccgtgtggcatagtagattcagagactctgacccttgcggcactcttgggttgggggcttcactgccgagttaatggcagttttcatatagcccatgaaatttttcagagttgtagggtataccacctagcgcagaagtaacacagatttctcagagtcGAGATTATTTTTacaaagtctttaaaatgcccatgtgaattcttactatttgatatacttatgaactattttaaattgctctcatatatgttgaataataaatgattattttggatatgctctgcgtaccagtacatctgtattgaccccctccccctatctctcaggttttgaggctcagtctaggggtccaaataagcagtagataattcagacagctgatcagattgtgcagtggtgagccttctctattctagaagtCCTGTCAttttagattatgtcacttatttcagtttaggtctactgggggccttgtcccaatttcaggcagttgtcagattttcatgtagtagagatttcacagactgagtgagatgttatttagatgtagttgatttacagttttcatacttatgttgaattcagaattgaccaagtttccatagcagattatgtttatgcatcttcttttattatatgaatgttgtgcatgattaccaaatagagaagGGCGTTCTTCATGTTTTGAGATGTCCTTCACGGCCAGACcctagtttggatcgtgacagAAGGTGAAGGAGATTGGTAAACAGCATGATGGTCTCTATTATCTTGTTGGACACAATACTACTAAAGAACAAAAGACCAACTATGTCAACTAGGTGGTCAAGAAGGATATTAGCCTCTGGCATAAGAGAATGGGGCATGTCTCTTCTAGCATTTTAATCAAACTACTGTCTAGTAAGAGTTCTAATGTAATTGAGTCTGTAAATAAATGCACTGTATGTACCTATGCAAAACAAGTTAGGATTCCTTTCTCTATAAGTACTACTTCTACTGTCAAACCTTTTGAATTGATCCATATGGATATCTGGGGTCCATATAGGACAACTACTACTGATGGTTATAAATCCTTCTTGACTATTGTTGATGATTTTACTAggttcacttgggttttcttgcTAAAGCTAAAGTCTGAGGTATTTCTGCATATAAAAAATTTCTTAGCATATGTCAAAACTCAGTTTGATACTATTGTGAAAATAATAAGAAGCGATAATGGAACAGAATTTGTGAACTCTTTGTGTCATGATTAATTTACTAGTTTGGGTATAGTTCNNNNNNNNNNNNNNNNNNNNNNNNNNNNNNNNNNNNNNNNNNNNNNNNNNNNNNNNNNNNNNNNNNNNNNNNNNNNNNNNNNNNNNNNNNNNNNNNNNNNNNNNNNNNNNNNNNNNNNNNNNNNNNNNNNNNNNNNNNNNNNNNNNNNNNNNNNNNNNNNNNNNNNNNNNNNNNNNNNNNNNNNNNNNNNNNNNNNNNNNNNNNNNNNNNNNNNNNNNNNNNNNNNNNNNNNNNNNNNNNNNNNNNNNNNNNNNNNNNNNNNNNNNNNNNNNNNNNNNNNNNNNNNNNNNNNNNNNNNNNNNNNNNNNNNNNNNNNNNNNNNNNNNNNNNNNNNNNNNNNNNNNNNNNNNNNNNNNNNNNNNNNNNNNNNNNNNNNNNNNNNNNNNNNNNNNNNNNNNNNNNNNNNNNNNNNNNNNNNNNNNNNNNNNNNNNNNNNNNNNNNNNNNNNNNNNNNNNNNNNNNNNNNNNNNNNNNNNNNNNNNNNNNNNNNNNNNNNNNNNNNNNNNNNNNNNNNNNNNNNNNNNNNNNNNNNNNNNNNNNNNNNNNNNNNNNNNNNNNNNNNNNNNNNNNNNNNNNNNNNNNNNNNNNNNNNNNNNNNNNNNNNNNNNNNNNNNNNNNNNNNNNNNNNNNNNNNNNNNNNNNNNNNNNNNNNNNNNNNNNNNNNNNNNNNNNNNNNNNNNNNNNNNNNNNNNNNNNNNNNNNNNNNNNNNNNNNNNNNNNNNNNNNNNNNNNNNNNNNNNNNNNNNNNNNNNNNNNNNNNNNNNNNNNNNNNNNNNNNNNNNNNNNNNNNNNNNNNNNNNNNNNNNNNNNNNNNNNNNNNNNNNNNNNNNNNNNNNNNNNNNNNNNNNNNNNNNNNNNNNNNNNNNNNNNNNNNNNNNNNNNNNNNNNNNNNNNNNNNNNNNNNNNNNNNNNNNNNNNNNNNNNNNNNNNNNNNNNNNNNNNNNNNNNNNNNNNNNNNNNNNNNNNNNNNNNNNNNNNNNNNNNNNNNNNNNNNNNNNNNNNNNNNNNNNNNNNNNNNNNNNNNNNNNNNNNNNNNNNNNNNNNNNNNNNNNNNNNNNNNNNNNNNNNNNNNNNNNNNNNNNNNNNNNNNNNNNNNNNNNNNNNNNNNNNNNNNNNNNNNNNNNNNNNNNNNNNNNNNNNNNNNNNNNNNNNNNNNNNNNNNNNNNNNNNNNNNNNNNNNNNNNNNNNNNNNNNNNNNNNNNNNNNNNNNNNNNNNNNNNNNNNNNNNNNNNNNNNNNNNNNNNNNNNNNNNNNNNNNNNNNNNNNNNNNNNNNNNNNNNNNNNNNNNNNNNNNNNNNNNNNNNNNNNNNNNNNNNNNNNNNNNNNNNNNNNNNNNNNNNNNNNNNNNNNNNNNNNNNNNNNNNNNNNNNNNNNNNNNNNNNNNNNNNNNNNNNNNNNNNNNNNNNNNNNNNNNNNNNNNNNNNNNNNNNNNNNNNNNNNNNNNNNNNNNNNNNNNNNNNNNNNNNNNNNNNNNNNNNNNNNNNNNNNNNNNNNNNNNNNNNNNNNNNNNNNNNNNNNNNNNNNNNNNNNNNNNNNNNNNNNNNNNNNNNNNNNNNNNNNNNNNNNNNNNNNNNNNNNNNNNNNNNNNNNNNNNNNNNNNNNNNNNNNNNNNNNNNNNNNNNNNNNNNNNNNNNNNNNNNNNNNNNNNNNNNNNNNNNNNNNNNNNNNNNNNNNNNNNNNNNNNNNNNNNNNNNNNNNNNNNNNNNNNNNNNNNNNNNNNNNNNNNNNNNNNNNNNNNNNNNNNNNNNNNNNNNNNNNNNNNNNNNNNNNNNNNNNNNNNNNNNNNNNNNNNNNNNNNNNNNNNNNNNNNNNNNNNNNNNNNNNNNNNNNNNNNNNNNNNNNNNNNNNNNNNNNNNNNNNNNNNNNNNNNNNNNNNNNNNNNNNNNNNNNNNNNNNNNNNNNNNNNNNNNNNNNNNNNNNNNNNNNNNNNNNNNNNNNNNNNNNNNNNNNNNNNNNNNNNNNNNNNNNNNNNNNNNNNNNNNNNNNNNNNNNNNNNNNNNNNNNNNNNNNNNNNNNNNNNNNNNNNNNNNNNNNNNNNNNNNNNNNNNNNNNNNNNNNNNNNNNNNNNNNNNNNNNNNNNNNNNNNNNNNNNNNNNNNNNNNNNNNNNNNNNNNNNNNNNNNNNNNNNNNNNNNNNNNNNNNNNNNNNNNNNNNNNNNNNNNNNNNNNNNNNNNNNNNNNNNNNNNNNNNNNNNNNNNNNNNNNNNNNNNNNNNNNNNNNNNNNNNNNNNNNNNNNNNNNNNNNNNNNNNNNNNNNNNNNNNNNNNNNNNNNNNNNNNNNNNNNNNNNNNNNNNNNNNNNNNNNNNNNNNNNNNNNNNNNNNNNNNNNNNNNNNNNNNNNNNNNNNNNNNNNNNNNNNNNNNNNNNNNNNNNNNNNNNNNNNNNNNNNNNNNNNNNNNNNNNNNNNNNNNNNNNNNNNNNNNNNNNNNNNNNNNNNNNNNNNNNNNNNNNNNNNNNNNNNNNNNNNNNNNNNNNNNNNNNNNNNNNNNNNNNNNNNNNNNNNNNNNNNNNNNNNNNNNNNNNNNNNNNNNNNNNNNNNNNNNNNNNNNNNNNNNNNNNNNNNNNNNNNNNNNNNNNNNNNNNNNNNNNNNNNNNNNNNNNNNNNNNNNNNNNNNNNNNNNNNNNNNNNNNNNNNNNNNNNNNNNNNNNNNNNNNNNNNNNNNNNNNNNNNNNNNNNNNNNNNNNNNNNNNNNNNNNNNNNNNNNNNNNNNNNNNNNNNNNNNNNNNNNNNNNNNNNNNNNNNNNNNNNNNNNNNNNNNNNNNNNNNNNNNNNNNNNNNNNNNNNNNNNNNNNNNNNNNNNNNNNNNNNNNNNNNNNNNNNNNNNNNNNNNNNNNNNNNNNNNNNNNNNNNNNNNNNNNNNNNNNNNNNNNNNNNNNNNNNNNNNNNNNNNNNNNNNNNNNNNNNNNNNNNNNNNNNNNNNNNNNNNNNNNNNNNNNNNNNNNNNNNNNNNNNNNNNNNNNNNNNNNNNNNNNNNNNNNNNNNNNNNNNNNNNNNNNNNNNGAATTGGGTGATCTACCAAATGGATGTTGTTGAATAAAGAGCAAGAACATGAAGATGTtggaccaagtcagcccattaaGCTAAGAAAGGCCCAATGTATAGTCCGATATTAATATCAGTAAGAGtaattagttatattagttaacAGTATAAATATAGACTCACTGTACAAAATGATGGTTAAGAGGTTTTACACTTTCTCTCTCTATCAATGATCAATAATCTCTCTTCTTCTCTTAGCTCacaagttcttcttcttcttctacttcaacCTTGAAGATCTTGAGTACTAAAGGTACTCTgttcatggtatcaaagcctagatCAACGGCCGATGAAAGTTCTTTCTCTGTTCCTTTGTTTCAACGCTACGCATGAAAGTTTCAGGAAATTGGGGATTTGTTGATAAAATCACTCAAATTGCTAAATTCAAGGTTAAATTTCTGCAGGATTGCAAAATTCAATTACTGCATAATCACAACAAAGAATCAATCGGTGTGTTGTGTTTGAAATCACTGTAAGTTTCTCATCAATTTGTCTATATTTGCGTGACCGGAATACCTCTGACTGTGTTGAGAAATTGGAGTAGATAATTGAGTGAAGTGGCTCATACTGGCATTGGAACTATAGATAGTACAACAATAGGAAATGCTAGTATCGCAACAACAGGTCAACAAATAGATTGCAATCATCCACTATTCCTACAGTCGACTGATGTTGGTGGAACATCGATTATTTTGTTTCAATTAAAAGGAAGTGAGAACTACACTGTATGGAGTAAATCCATGCGAATTGCATTGTTGGGAAGGAACAAATTAGGGTTAGTGGATGGTACGTGTAGGAAAGAGTCTATACCAAATAGTCTACGATATAAGTGGGAATGTGTGAATGCTATTGTGTTGTCATGGCTGATGAACTCGGTAGCAAGCAATCTTATAGGAGGTGTTGTTTATACCACAAATGCACAGGCTGTGTGGGAAGATTTAAGAGAAAGGTTTGAAAAAATTGATGGATCTCGAGCATTCAACATTCATCAAGAAATTGCCACATGTAATCAAGGCACTCAATCAGTTTCTATGTACTACACAAATCTTAAAGATCTTTGGGATGAATTTGAGTCTATGATTCCAGCACCTAGTTGCAATTGCGATAAGTCCAAGGAGTTCATCCAATACTTACAAAGACAAAAACTATATCAGTTTTTTATGGGATTGAATGAGTCATACTCTCAAGTATGAAGTCATATTCTATTGTTGAGTCTTTTACCAAGTGTTAATCAAGTGTATGCACTGGTAATGAGTGATGAAAACCAACAAGCTATGTCAGTTATCTCTAATGTAGTTGGTCTGCTTGGTTCTATAGCTAACAAACATCAAGGTTTAGGAGAGGCTGATGATATAGCAATGTATGCAAAGTCTGGTACTGGAAACACAAGGTTTAAAAGGAAATACAATCCTAACTACAATCCTAATGAATTTTGTGATCATTGCAAGTTTAAGGGACACTATAAAGTGGACTGCTATCAATTGATAGGATATGCACTAGATCATCCAAAGTTTGGACAAAAGGAGAAGCATGAGCCTAGATACTATGCTGAAAAACATGAGACAAGAATCAATTCTGACAACAGGTATAAGTTACTGCACACAATGCTGTTATACAAGATTGGTCTCAATCAGGTGAATATGGTCAATATCAGAGTTATAATCAAGGGAACATTTATGGGACTACTACTTTGGCTGGAGCTGGTCATGTGCCAACTCAGCAATATGACTGTACACAAGGAAACCAGCTGAGGTACAGTGAAGGTTTAAGGCTCACTCAGACCCAATATGAACATTTATGTCAGCTGCTCAAAAAAGACACTATCAATGCTCAAGAATCAGACCATGCAACTACTCATTCAGCTCATATAACAGGTATCTGTAGTGCTCTGACTATCACCACTAATCCTCCAAGCTAGATTATTGACTCAGGGGCtacaaatcatataaaatataataagtcTATGCTTGACCCTAACACATTAACACACACAGGAAAATTAAAACAAGTGGTGTTACCAAATGGTGAACAAAGTAAAGTATCTCACATTGGTTCTAGCAGTATCTCTTCAAGAACCAAAGTGCATAATGTGTTTTTGTTCCtgaatttaaattcaattcaatctGTTATCTGTGGAAAAACTAACCAAGTAATTGGATTGTTCAGTTAAGTTTTATCCGGATTTTTGTGTTTTTCTGGATCTCTTCATTGGGAAGGTGTAACAtcccaaagtttttcttagctaaattttgtccctaaaatatcaagcattggttctaaaatgatttatacttatttgcctgtggaatcccttagatttcaacttttcattacgtagatgactgaataagctttccgtcgatataagattcgtccaaaacggacactcggtgaagaagttatggctattttatgtgctagtcgtaAAACATCACCATTCTAGTGTTTAGCACGCCGCGGAGAGGGTTTAATTAGCAACTATCAAATTTCAGTGGGAcatcgcgatagtggcgcatcacagaggatcccaatttcccactcatcaattttcagtgagccaccacaatagtggcgcgtcgtggtggTCCACAAAATTGGGTTCCCACTTTAATTTTTTCAGCTTCGTTCAGAAGTTAATAAGGGTAATtgggactttttccaagcctcttaaaacgTCTAAACAGTagattaagacctctacaagcataatatatgacattctcaaaacttttctcaaaacaaaaaccctagttcatatacttctcctccaagaaactcaagattcaaccgtgggttttcaaaattgattgaagatttggaatcctcaaaccgtaggcttcaaggatcatcaattattctttgtaatcgaggtacgtggggtttatcctaaaaattataTGGGCTTAaaattgttaaagcatgatttaaaggttttgatgcatgtattttatgggggttttgaaaactatattatcaattatgcattttgaaagtttcaatgctactattgctttggccttgtggtcttttcccctaaattgatttacatatatatgtatatgtatgaatttgagatttaagattgttggtAGCaaaaaattatgaactccctctcttgtattgaattaaagattatggttttgtaatttgaaaaatgtttttgcAATATCCTAGCATTTGAACATCATTTAGAATTGTTGatagggtgtttcttgatatcaatatgttctTGTGTGTACGAGAAAGAATTGCACGTGTCTACATGAGGTTTGAAAAAAGAGgattcattgaattgaattattgaaatgttggtctcaaaacttgtgttttgaatatagagatttatgatagactaataatggctcagagatgtgacttgcaagtcaatggtatgacgataccatatgctTTTATGCAATaatagattatgttttcagagcatgttttcagagtatgttttcagagactatatgttttgatagagttttaaaaagggcttaaagagggttaggtggttacccaaagaaggtgCGAGTTCAAAGAAATCTTATCTTGAAACCGTATTTGctgatacgggtagattattattgtacgctggcgacggccaTGTGgcgtagattcagagactctgacccttgtGGCACagttgggttgggggcttcgttGCCGAGTTAAtagcagtttccatatagcccatggaatttttcaaagttgtagggtataccacctagcgcagaagtaacacagatttctcaaagttgagatgatttttacagagtctttaaaatgtccatgtgaattcttactatttgatatacttatgaattgttttaaattgctctcatatatgttgaataataaataattattttggatatacTTTGCGTACCATTAcgtctgtattgaccccctccccctacctctcaggttctgagactcagtctaggggtttAGATAAGCattagataattcagacagctgatcagattgtgcagtggtgagccctctctattccagaaggcctatcttttcagattatgtcacttatttcagttttggtctactgggggccttgtcccagtttcagacagttgtcagattttcatgtagttgAGATTTTatagactgagtcagatgttatttagatgtagttgatttatagtttccatacttatgttgaattcagaattgaccatgtttctgtagaaGATTATGTTTAtgcatctttttttattatatgaatgttgtgcatgattactagatagagaagggcattccgcgccttcatggtttgggatgtctatcatggccaggccctagtttgaatcgtgacaaacttggtatcaaagcacggttcatggtcccaggctGTCTGcgaaatcacgtcgggtagagtcttgtttatgggtatgtagtgcaccacacttataagcaggaggctattaggcttttaggaatatttctcttctttgtgatttagttcgtgcttccgAGTCTAAtctatcccctaatcaatgacctCTTGCTTTTCAGAAAACCAGCGATGCCTCCCCATCGCACCAACGTTAATTCTCAGATGATGaagtccgtcccacccatgggatgcgtaCCCATAACAGAGCTCATATCCCAAAACATGTTCCTACTCCGGAAGTACTTCCTGCACCGACTAGTCCTTCCATAGCTCCCCGAATGAGGGACAATCGCACTCAGCTTTATGAAGGAGAGGTTTCTAATGCTGAATTCAGACAATCTATTCACATACTTGCACAGTTGGTAGCCGCATAGACTCAGAGGTTAGAGGATACTGGGTCTGTATCTGTTACTTCTGAAGTTAATAGAGTGGTCCAATTCATGAGAACGACCCGCTCAAGTTCTCtggcactaaggtagaagaggacctgCAGGAGTTCgtagataaaatggagaagattttcaaagtagTACATGTTGATCAGGAGGATGGTGTTGAGCTAGTAGCATACCAACTTAAAGATGTAGCAAActaatggtataatgagtgggaagatgCGAAGGGTGAcagtgttgagcccacagtttgggacgAGTTCGTGGAAGCTTTTTTTGACTgattctttcctttggagttgagagaagctaaagcagaagagtttatgaaccttaagtagggtaagatgagtgttcaggagtatactttaaagtttaaccagCTGGCTtattatgctcctgagatgacgagtagtatgagggcccaaatgaggaagtttacttccGGCCTTTTAGATAATCTGGTGCTTGAGTGTTAGGGAGCTATGTTGAATAGGGATATGGGCATTGCTAGACAGTTAGTCCATATGCAGCTAGTTgaggagaagaataagaagaagataaCTGAATCTAGGGAAAAAGACAGGCAAACAAAGAGAGCCAGAGCGGCAGACCAGAGTCATAGTCAGTAGTATAGTGGTTTGGGGCGGcaaatggcaaaagaaaaagaattggggtaatgcacagtcgccagctagtgctccagtgtctAGACCCACAGCCGAGCAGTGCACATAAAATTTTTAGTCTAATCAGGGGCCGAGGAGATAGGGTACGCAGTCGTACGGAAGTATAGCCCAGACCTCTCGGTCCTATCCGTGCTACGGGATATGTGGGaggaatcatccagggagatgtcaGCTTGGCGctttggtgtgttattcatgcGGCCAGCTAGGCCATATATAGAGAGACTATTTGGCAGCAAAGAGTAATGTTGGAGGATCCAATTCACAGGCGAATTCATCTGcaccaccacctcagaagggtgccacttcagcctCCAAAAATGGTCGGAAATGgttgtatgctttgaccaacagccaggaggcagaggcctcaccagatgtagttactggtacgttgcaaatattttctcgtgatgtgtattattacTTGATCCCGAGtttaccttgtcttatgtgaccccatacgtggctgttggttttgggtttgatccTGATGCAATTGTTGAACCTTTTTTGGTTTCCACCCCGATGGGAGATTCTGttatggctaggagggtgtatagaaattgtgttgtgtctattttcaGCTGGGATACTGAGGCAGatcttatagaacttgatatggttgattttgatgccatcttagggatggacttgctccattcgtgctatgccaccttgaattgtaggacccgaagagtcaccttttcttttccGAATGAGTtggtgatagaatgggagggacattctctAGCACTTAGAGggaatttcatgtcttatctcTGGGCtcgtaaacttatttccaaaggtttcttgtatcatcttattcgggttaaagttTCTAGTGCTGaaagtcttcctcttcagtctatccccgtagtgaataaattcccaaaagtctttccagctgatctcccaggaataccacctgatagggagatagattttggtattgatttattgccagatacccatcctatttatTTTTGGCCATATAGGATAGCTCCTGCAgagaaaagagttgaaagaacagctagcagatcttctagataaaggttttatccgccccagtgtgtctccctggggtgcaaCTGTACTTTTCGTGCAAAATAAAGacggttcccttcatatgtgcatagattaccgccagttgaataaggttacaattaaaaataaatatcctcttcctaggattgatgatctttttgatcaacttcagggtggtaaatatttttcaaagatagaccttcattcgggatatcaccagttgaaagttagagagtcagatattcccaaaatagcttttcgaaccagatatgaccattatgaattcttagtcatgtccttcggattgactaacgcccctgcaactttcacgaatctaatgaatagggtttttcttCAGtttctggatatgtttgtcattgtattcattgatgacattttggtagaTTCTAAGAGCTATGGGGACAatgtcaatcacctctgaatcatccttcagacccttaaaaaTCATAAACTGTATGAAAAATTTTCctagtgtgaattctagttgaatgcTATTGCGTTCTTGGGgcatgttgtgtctagtgaggggattaaggttgatccccaaaagattgaggcagtgagaaaatgttcagacccacgactccaattgacattcgaagcttcttggtttggcgggttattacagaagattcatcgagagtttttcttccatagctgcaccacttactaatttgactcaaaaagaggtgaagtttttgtggttttactcttgtgagaatagttttgagaagttgaaagataggttgactactgctcctgttttgactctttcggagggtacagaaggttttgttgtatactgtgatgcatcacgagtgggacttgggtgtgttcttatgcagtACGGTAAGGtcgtagcttatgcatctagggaATTGAAGGTGGACGAACGAAACTACCCTACTTATGACTTGTTGTTAGCGGCtatggtttttgcacttaagatctgacgacactatttgtatggggtacacgttgatatatttaccgaccacaagagtttacagtatgttttgttataaaaagaattgaatctcaggcagaggcggtggttggaactttaaaagactatgacatgagcctgcactatcattcgagcaaggcaaatattgtagccgatgccctcagtaggttgtctatgggtagtctttctcatgttgagaaagagaagagggagatggtgaaagatattcaccgacttgcaaatctaggagtgtgacttttggatttcgaggatagaggagtggttgttcatgagatagataaatcttccctttgtgcagaagttaaagagaagcaggttaaagatcctatcttgatgtagatctagaaagatgtgggtcaacaaaaggtaatgtcatttgaaattggtggtgatgatattttgagataccagggtaggttgtgtgtgctaGATGGAGATGGTctgaggaagag
The Capsicum annuum cultivar UCD-10X-F1 unplaced genomic scaffold, UCD10Xv1.1 ctg3160, whole genome shotgun sequence genome window above contains:
- the LOC124891164 gene encoding uncharacterized protein LOC124891164 — protein: MEKIFKVMHVDQVEAVELVAYQLKDIANQWYNEWEDAKGDSAKPTSTDVGGTSIILFQLKGSENYTVWSKSMRIALLGRNKLGLVDGTCRKESIPNSLRYKWECVNAIVLSWLMNSVASNLIGGVVYTTNAQAVWEDLRERFEKIDGSRAFNIHQEIATCNQGTQSVSMYYTNLKDLWDEFESMIPAPSCNCDKSKEFIQYLQRQKLYQFFMGLNESYSQV